A genomic region of Oryza glaberrima chromosome 1, OglaRS2, whole genome shotgun sequence contains the following coding sequences:
- the LOC127786172 gene encoding uncharacterized protein LOC127786172, producing the protein MEPEPHRVDASLAPNPSRRQSLLRPGKSTAFKREERRKRKERKQQERLALELERWEPLGAPPRPAAAAASPSRAALPDTPWVCDPPPEPEPSAAWGCGWGPPAAEPPREPPVPAAVSPQAAAVEACRAFFGEHVDHDDGDDEDEEEEEGNVARFFQELLEKDAGLRGFYEAEREKGRFLCLVCEGIGARAGKRFAGCAALVQHAGSVARAGRRMAHRAFADAVGRLLGWSAGRTRALQTDSDNAGMCDEDIHCEDVPQSAEMGMCPHQ; encoded by the exons ATGGAGCCCGAGCCCCACCGCGTCGACGCCTCCCTcgctccaaaccctagccgccgccagTCACTCCTCCGGCCGGGCAAGTCGACGGCCTTCAAGCGCGAGGAGCGCCGCAAGCGCAAGGAGCGAAAGCAGCAGGAGCGCCTCGCCCTCGAGCTCGAGCGGTGGGAGCCCCTCggcgccccgccccgccccgccgcaGCTGCGGCCTCCCCATCCCGCGCCGCGCTACCGGACACGCCGTGGGTGTGCGACCCGCCCCCGGAACCCGAGCCCTCCGCGGCCTGGGGCTGTGGCTGgggcccgccggcggcggaaccCCCTCGGGagccgccggtgccggcggccGTGTCCccgcaggccgccgccgtggaggctTGCCGCGCCTTCTTCGGTGAGCACGtcgaccacgacgacggcgacgacgaggatgaggaagaggaggaaggcaaTGTGGCCCGGTTCTTCCAGGAGCTACTGGAGAAGGACGCGGGCCTGAGGGGGTTCTACGAGGCGGAGCGGGAGAAGGGCCGGTTCCTGTGCCTCGTGTGCGAGGGGATCGGCGCCAGGGCGGGCAAGAGGTTCGCCGGCTGCGCGGCGCTCGTGCAGCACGCCGGATCGGTCGCCCGGGCCGGGAGGAGGATGGCGCACCGGGCGTTCGCGGACGCCGTCGGCCGGCTGCTGGGCTGGAGCGCCGGCCGGACCAGGGCTTTGCAG ACGGATTCTGACAATGCTGGCATGTGCGATGAAGATATTCACTGCGAGGATGTTCCGCAAAGCGCAGAAATGGGGATGTGTCCTCATCAGTGA
- the LOC127784359 gene encoding tubby-like F-box protein 2 — translation MVPWRRSSSSSSAPSSRPARRPARTNARVSPDVSSELSPLAGEEGAGEERWSALVPDLLADILRRVEAGSERWPPRRDVVACASVCRRWRDVAVAVVQPPLESGKITFPSSLKQPGTRDAPMQCFIKRNKKNSTFFLYLGLTQELTDDGKFLLAARRCRRGLHKEYAITINSDGLFHGSQSCVGNLKSNFTGTKFTIRDWQPPYEGAKAFSSRSGRWFGNKHRCPLVSTGDVEVGEVSYKYSLLRPRGPRRMSCSVQCPVLKGTAVDPQDGKRLSNSIPSSLVLNSKVPSWHEHLQCWCLNFHGRVMVASVKNFQLIAPVEPGEPSDETVVLQFGKIDDDVFTMDYRQPLSAFQAFAICLSNFGTKLA, via the exons ATGGTTCCGtggcgccgctcctcctcctcctcttccgcccCTTCCTCGCGGCCCGCGCGGCGTCCCGCCCGCACCAATGCGAGGGTCTCCCCAGACGTCTCGTCGGAATTGTCGCCgttggcgggggaggagggggcagGCGAGGAGAGGTGGTCGGCGTTGGTGCCCGACCTTCTGGCAGATATCCTGCGGCGCGTGGAGGCCGGCTCAGAGAGGTGGCCGCCCCGGCGCGACGTGGTGGCCTGCGCCAGCGTCTGCCGCCGGTGgcgcgacgtcgccgtcgccgtcgtgcagCCGCCGCTCGAGTCCGGGAAGAtcacgttcccctcctcattGAAGCAG CCTGGAACAAGGGACGCACCAATGCAGTGTTTCATCAAGAGGAACAAGAAAAACTCTACCTTTTTCCTATATCTTGGATTAACACAAG AACTAACAGATGATGGGAAATTTCTGTTGGCGGCTCGGAGGTGCAGGCGTGGGTTGCATAAGGAATATGCCATCACCATTAACTCTGATGGTCTCTTCCATGGAAGCCAGTCATGCGTTGGAAATCTAAA GTCTAATTTCACGGGAACAAAGTTCACCATTCGTGATTGGCAACCACCATATGAAGGTGCTAAGGCGTTCAGCAGCAGATCCGGTCGCTGGTTTGGAAACAAACACAGATGCCCACTGGTTTCCACGGGTGATGTAGAAGTTGGAGAGGTATCCTATAAATACAGTTTACTCAGACCAAGAGGTCCAAGAAGAATGAGCTGCAGTGTTCAGTGTCCCGTCCTCAAGGGTACTGCAGTAGATCCACAAGACGGAAAACGACTTAGCAATAGCATCCCTAGTTCATTGGTTCTGAACAGTAAAGTACCAAGTTGGCATGAGCATCTTCAGTGCTGGTGCTTGAATTTTCACGGCCGGGTTATGGTTGCATCTGTGAAGAACTTCCAGCTTATTGCTCCAGTCGAACCAGGGGAGCCGTCGGATGAGACAGTAGTACTGCAGTTTGGAAAAATTGACGATGACGTTTTTACAATGGACTACCGGCAGCCTCTGTCGGCATTCCAGGCATTTGCTATCTGCCTCTCCAACTTTGGCACAAAGCTTGCTTAA